From Phragmites australis chromosome 5, lpPhrAust1.1, whole genome shotgun sequence, a single genomic window includes:
- the LOC133919674 gene encoding uncharacterized protein LOC133919674, with protein MAISHLSRRLMSPTVAATVNFPKSFAHGRDPYILLHPCRRFFSTSPDPSPNSTASGPSDPNPSAASAPASPDSMRHQEIEGPTVERDTSPLADETRRGLDELCRTVQRLSASLALLGGAHLAAGAWIAYGAPPVGVESAAAVQGVVAFAFPFTVALVLRRAIKPITFFQKMEANARLQVLTLCLQATKNVNLMLLRTRVVAISCAFGVSVGSVAAILMR; from the coding sequence ATGGCGATCTCCCACCTCTCCCGCCGCCTTATGAGCCCTACGGTGGCCGCCACGGTAAACTTCCCGAAGTCATTCGCCCATGGCCGCGACCCCTAcatcctcctccacccctgccgCCGCTTCTTCTCCACGTCCCCAGACCCCAGCCCCAACTCCACCGCCTCCGGGCCCTCGGACCCCAACCCGAGCGCGGCCTCCGCGCCCGCTTCGCCGGATTCTATGCGGCACCAGGAAATCGAGGGCCCCACGGTGGAGCGCGACACGTCGCCGCTGGCAGACGAGACGCGGCGGGGGCTCGACGAGCTCTGCCGCACCGTGCAGCGCCTCAGCGCCTCGCTCGCTCTTCTCGGAGGGGCgcacctcgccgccggcgcgtgGATCGCCTACGGTGCCCCGCCCGTCGGGGTCGAGTCGGCCGCAGCGGTGCAGGGCGTGGTGGCGTTCGCGTTCCCATTCACGGTGGCCCTGGTGTTGCGCCGCGCCATCAAACCCATCACCTTCTTCCAGAAGATGGAGGCCAACGCGAGGCTGCAGGTGCTCACGCTGTGCCTCCAGGCTACAAAGAACGTTAACCTCATGCTGCTCCGGACGCGGGTGGTGGCCATCTCTTGCGCTTTCGGGGTGTCTGTCGGGTCAGTTGCTGCGATCTTGATGCGGTAA
- the LOC133919675 gene encoding uncharacterized protein LOC133919675, with protein sequence MVVYTQEHVYRHPWDRVTAAAWRKFTDPASRTALSHVADVHTLHRRLDPAAGRLHAARSITVRSPPLPFILRRLLPSAAASPSGAALCHCVETSLVDAPRQAMDVVVRNVSLRGLIEVEERASYRPHPDRPDEWTQFRQQTTIRCRPLAALAAVAEKVENRCAERFLQNSAKGREVVERICRYLEAEAAGAAPSAV encoded by the coding sequence ATGGTGGTGTACACGCAGGAGCACGTGTACCGGCACCCGTGGGACCgcgtgacggcggcggcgtggcgcAAGTTCACGGACCCGGCCTCCCGCACGGCGCTCTCCCACGTCGCCGACGTCCACaccctccaccgccgcctcgaCCCGGCCGCGGGCCGCCTCCACGCCGCGCGATCCATCACCGTCCGGTCCCCGCCGCTGCCCTTCAtactccgccgcctcctcccgtccGCCGCGGCGTCCCCGTCGGGCGCCGCGCTCTGCCACTGCGTCGAGACCTCGCTCGTCGACGCGCCCCGGCAAGCCATGGACGTCGTCGTGCGCAACGTCAGCCTCCGGGGCCTCATCGAGGTCGAGGAGCGCGCGTCCTACCGGCCCCACCCGGACCGGCCCGACGAGTGGACGCAGTTCAGGCAGCAGACCACTATCCGGTGCCGCCCGCTCGCCGCGCTCGCAGCCGTCGCCGAGAAGGTCGAGAACCGATGCGCCGAGAGGTTCCTGCAGAACAGCGCCAAGGGGAGGGAGGTCGTCGAGCGGATCTGCCGGTACCTCGAGGCcgaggccgccggcgccgcgcccTCCGCTGTCTGA
- the LOC133919679 gene encoding E3 ubiquitin-protein ligase makorin-like translates to MSKRVPCKFFLHGACFKGDYCEFSHDCNDRPDNVCTFYQKGACSYGNRCRYEHAEARRNHPQRSTTTAHAASSSSELVSSSGRPHCRECQIDVRNQTQKICKPTTSLSSCRPAWRVDCHEHNTPEDFNSCPSNQTAQNQTSQCPAHLPICSFAAAGTCPYGKDCSQMHGDLCAFCEKQCLHPYRPDESGVHIKLCKKNNKRLEALRKSEEIECGVCLDHVLSKPKAAERRFGLLSDCDHSFCISCIRNWRSTSPTSGMDVNSTLRACPICRKLSYYVVPSGIWYSSKEEKQEIVEGYMAKLKCINCKYFDFGKGTCPFGSRCFYKHAYRDGSLEDVELHQHDDGNRSTAIAKNIRLSYLLSRLHV, encoded by the exons ATGTCGAAGAG GGTCCCttgcaagttcttcttgcatGGAGCTTGCTTCAAAGGAGATTACTGTGAATTCTCCCATGACTGCAATGATCGACCAGATAAT GTTTGCACATTTTACCAGAAAGGTGCATGCTCCTATGGTAACCGTTGCAGATATGAACATGCTGAAGCTCGTCGTAACCACCCCCAACGATCTACTACTACAGCACATGCAGCATCCAGTTCTTCTGAGCTAGTCAGTTCTTCTGGACGCCCTCATTGCAGAGAATGCCAAATAGATGTACGCAACCAaacacaaaagatatgcaagccCACAACATCACTATCTTCTTGTCGACCTGCGTGGAGAGTTGATTGCCATGAACATAACACTCCAGAGGATTTCAACAGCTGTCCATCTAACCAAACTGCACAAAACCAAACATCACAATGTCCTGCTCATCTGCCAATCTGCTCTTTTGCTGCTGCTGGTACTTGTCCTTATGGTAAAGACTGCTCTCAGATGCATGGTGATCTATGCGCATTCTGTGAAAAACAGTGCTTGCATCCCTATCGTCCTGATGAAAGTGGAGTGCATATCAAGCTAtgcaagaaaaacaacaaaCGTCTTGAGGCCTTGAGAAAAAGTGAAGAAATAGAATGTGGTGTGTGCTTGGACCATGTGCTTTCAAAGCCCAAGGCAGCAGAAAGGAGGTTTGGACTGCTATCTGATTGTGACCATTCCTTCTGCATCTCATGCATTAGGAATTGGCGTAGCACCTCTCCTACATCTGGCATGGATGTGAACTCTACACTCAGGGCTTGTCCAATATGTCGCAAACTGTCGTACTATGTCGTTCCTAGTGGTATCTGGTACTCTTCAAAGGAAGAAAAGCAGGAAATTGTTGAAGGTTACATGGCCAAGCTCAA GTGTATTAATTGTAAGTACTTTGACTTTGGAAAGGGCACTTGCCCCTTTGGGAGCAGATGTTTTTACAAG CATGCCTACAGAGATGGTAGTTTGGAAGATGTGGAACTACATCAGCATGATGATGGCAATAGAAGTACAGCGATTGCCAAAAATATTAG GTTGTCGTACTTGCTCAGCCGGCTGCATGTTTAG
- the LOC133917685 gene encoding arabinogalactan protein 23-like, whose product MEMKKIACAVLVAASVTVALAAEAPAPAPTSGTAAVAPAVGAALGAAVASFFAYYLQ is encoded by the coding sequence atggagatgaagaagatcGCCTGCGCTGTCCTCGTCGCCGCCTCGGTCACTGTGGCGCTCGCCGCGGAGGCCCCGGCTCCGGCCCCCACCAGcggcaccgccgccgtcgctccCGCCGTCGGCGCCGCGCTCGGGGCTGCCGTGGCATCGTTCTTCGCCTACTACCTGCAGTGA